The following proteins come from a genomic window of Alnus glutinosa chromosome 10, dhAlnGlut1.1, whole genome shotgun sequence:
- the LOC133880598 gene encoding cytochrome b561 and DOMON domain-containing protein At3g07570, translated as MKSSCWVFIIAFIIAIDVYGLSSSLVNSQADSCSSNLNLNGSVSFDTSSLRCLPVWDGQGFILRYSQTASNIWSFVLSAPDTNSYIAIGFSTNGAMVGSSAVVGWVDPSNVGTVKQYHLGGTSPSLVSPDQGSLQFVSGSTAIVSQSSRLYMAFQLQTNQPESRLLYSVGQGGVLPSAPNFALSEHQAKVSTTINYGTGQSASGGSPYGRLRRSHGVLNMLGWGILMIIGAMVARYLKEKDPIWFYFHISIQSFGFLLGVVGVICGFVLNDRLNANVTAHKGLGIFILVLGCLQVMAFLARPNKMSKWRKYWNWYHHNVGRILFIFAVANIFYGIHLGGEGHGWSVGYGVVLAVLFISTFVLEVRIWIRK; from the exons atgaagagTAGTTGTTGGGTTTTCATAATTGCGTTCATCATCGCCATAGATGTGTATGGGTTATCATCATCCCTCGTGAATTCACAAGCAGATTCCTGCAGCTCTAACCTGAACCTCAATGGTTCTGTCTCTTTCGATACATCTTCCCTCCGATGTCTACCTGTTTGGGATGGTCAAGGCTTCATCCTACGA TATTCGCAGACCGCATCAAACATATGGAGCTTTGTTCTGTCGGCTCCCGACACCAACTCTTACATAGCCATAGGGTTCTCAACCAACGGCGCGATGGTTGGTTCGAGCGCGGTGGTGGGTTGGGTCGACCCATCAAATGTTGGAACGGTAAAGCAGTATCATCTGGGCGGAACTTCACCGAGCCTTGTGTCGCCTGATCAGGGCAGCTTGCAATTTGTGAGCGGCTCAACCGCAATCGTATCCCAATCGTCGCGTTTATACATGGCTTTCCAGTTGCAAACCAATCAGCCTGAATCTCGGCTGCTGTACTCGGTCGGACAAGGCGGCGTGTTGCCCTCTGCGCCGAACTTCGCCTTGTCCGAGCACCAAGCAAAGGTCTCCACTACCATCAACTATGGAACAG GTCAAAGTGCATCGGGAGGAAGCCCATATGGAAGACTAAGAAGGAGCCATGGAGTGCTGAACATGCTTGGATGGGGCATTCTAATGATAATAGGAGCCATGGTTGCTCGTTACTTGAAGGAAAAAGACCCAATTTGGTTTTATTTCCATATCTCTATTCAATCATTCGGATTTTTACTTGGAGTTGTGGGAGTAATATGTGGATTCGTCTTGAATGATCGTCTCAACGCCAATGTCACTGCTCACAAGGGTCTTGGAATCTTCATTCTTGTGCTTGGTTGCCTCCAG GTGATGGCCTTTTTGGCTCGACCAAACAAGATGTCAAAATGGAGAAAATACTGGAATTGGTACCATCATAATGTggggagaattttatttattttcgcaGTTGCAAACATCTTCTATGGAATCCATTTGGGTGGAGAAGGACACGGTTGGAGTGTTGGGTATGGAGTTGTTCTTGCCGTCTTGTTCATTAGTACTTTTGTATTAGAGGTAAGAATTTGGATTAGGAAATAA